The Pelodiscus sinensis isolate JC-2024 chromosome 25, ASM4963464v1, whole genome shotgun sequence region AACtgcacttattttttaaaaaataaaatctatagTACAAATATATTGGATCATGAACTAGCGTTAGATGAAAAGCTAGCTTTTGCCAGCTACTTTGAATTTGTGGCTGACTTGTTCTCCACAACTCAAATCTGTCATTTGAAGACCATTTTTTAAACTGTCCTTTGGCTTTTTATTAAAGCCTTTTCTCTTAAATACtacattccttttttttcttttcttttctttttttttaaagaaaatgctaTGCTATGCCACCatagttatttctaaattgtagtacttttacatgtaaaaggtaGTTGTCTTCACTGAAAAGGAAGTCCATATGTTTTGAGTATGAAGTCATATAGGTACATACCAGGTGTGGCACAAGTTTATTTTCATGATGCCAAAAGGTCTCATCCATCTTAAAATGTAGGGTTAAAAGAGAAATTCCAGCTCTATGGTCTCTCGTTAATATAAAAGCCATGGTTATGCTACAATCAAAGGAGCTAATTTTAATGGTAAATTTGATAGGGAGTGTTCTGATGTAGACGCTCGTCTCAGTTTAGAAACTAAGATAAGTGAGACAACTAAATTATTTTATAGGCCACTGAAGAGCAGTAAGAAGAGTGATTGGCTAGTTCAGGATAATAAACCGCTGTTGCCAACATAATTTCATTTTTCAAGAAAGCCAATCTTTAGTCAAACAACATACTGTTTGGAAATGGCTACGTAGATGCTCTAATCTTGTGAATTTTTTCCCACATGCCTCACACGGGTAAGGTCGTTCGCCTGTGTGACATCGAAGGTGCCGCTTCATGTCCGCTCTTCGTTTCACAGTAtgagtgcagaagggacacttgaATCTCACCTTGGGTAGATCATCTGTTACAGAGAAAATCCTATTAATTAGGTAAACATTAAGTCTCTTCCTTAGATTATGGGAAAAGCTAACTTTTCTTcaacaaaaacttaaaaaacaacgaatagtctaatagcaccttaaagactaacaaaacatgtagatggtatcatgagctttcgtgggcacaacccacttcttcagatgactgtagtattaaaagtccagatccaagaataaataagggaagcaagtgggagaggagaaaagacagtgaatagattgttcaggtagttacaagaggctgataagaacaattagcacctccattgtatggttggttaagtcattaagatggGGAAGGTAATGTGATTAAAATGTCACTTTAAGCAAGCAAAGAACCCAAAACATgactggtgatagaaatgtagccgtgttagtctggggtagttgaagcaaaatgcaggacaatgtagcactttaaagactaacaagatggtttattagatgatgagctttcgtgggccagacccacttcctcagatcaaatagtggaagaaagtagtcacaaccatatataccaaaggatacaattaaaaaaatgaacaaatatgaaaaggacaaatcacattgcagaacagaagggggatgcgggggggggggaggaaggaaggtaagtgtctgtgaattgctgatattaaaggtagggagagtgggatgtttgtgagttaatggtattagaggtgataattggggaaactgtcttggtaatgggtgagatagttcaaattcttgttaagtccttgttggcaagtgtcgaattttaacatgaatgacagttcagaggattccctttcaagtgcagatgtaaaaggtctttgtagcagaatgcaggtggctaagtcatttagagagtgtcctttctggttaaagtggcaagaaactgttttctctttgtgatcttgtctgatatctgttttgtgggcattaatcctttggcgaagtgtctgagatgtttgtccaatgtacatagcagacggacactttcggcacatgatagcatagattatatttctggatgcgcaggaatatgtgttcttgatcttataactcacttggttaggtccaataatggtatcagcagaatgaatatgtggacaaagctggcaacggggtttgttgcaagggaaggtaccagggttggtattagtgtggtatgtcctgtggtggttggtaagaatcatcttgaggttaggtggttgtctataggagactgtAAGTCTCAGATCAAAGCCTATCACAGCTCTCTTACAACCACAGCCATtcagatggacttttggtctccAGGGTCCCATTAGTATTTTCTAAATcaacttatttttatttctcaATTTGTGAATACTTTTCAATATTGTACACATGAATATATAAAACTCTTCCATCTCCTATTTGACTAATGTTTAAGACATTTCCCGCACCCTAATTCATtggcggtcttgtcacaggccagctcctcaagCCCAATACACAGGGAAAGCCTGGAATTAcattacatacacaaattcaattcacatgctactGGGCTTAATCGAGATTTGGGATGCTGGGGACTTTATCACtgaggtgctaacagctttctgaatggtatccttcctgccttagcaatctatctactgactgatttttatctgctttggtCTAACACCCATTCTCCAGTaaacagaaggggggtgggaaacagCGTATCTTTCTCttaccctctccccccttcctttctcctatttattccgagttttcatatcccctactcataactccggtcatctgaagaagtgggctgtgcccacaaaagctcatgataccatctacatgttttgttagtctataaagtgctaccagatcatttgttgttgtattttctgtaacagactaacttggctacccacTGAAACTCTTCAAAAATTTTGGTAGTTTTTCCAGTTCTTCAAAAGCATAATGCTGTGAATTGCAAAATTTCTGACATGCATGCAATATAAATGAGTCCGGACTTCAaatgtttattatttaaatattttatttcacacAATGTGGATAATCCATGCTATTTGTGCAAATTGCTGTTAATGTGTTTGCTTTCTTCTACTTGTTATTACCTTTTATTGCACATGATAAACCTCCTTGaaccaatcctgcaaacacttatgcacctAAACTGTATCTCTGATGTCAATAAGATTACTCATGTGTAAGTACATGAAGAGGCTATGTGTAATAACTTAAATACATAAGCTATTACAGTAGCACATAATACAGCAATTGAGGCCCCTGTgctaaaaggttcagaaaagagcaacaaaaattaagtgtttgaaacagctgccatatgaagagagattaataagactgatttttttttcaacttagaaaagaggagactaaggggggaggggaaatatgctagaggtctataaaatcatgacaggtgtggagaaagtgaataaggaaaagttatttacttgttcccataacataagaactagggctcaccaaatgaaatcaataggtagcaggtttaaaacaagccaaaggaagtttttcttcatgcagggcacagtcaacctgtggaactccttggcagaggatGCCACttgtgtgaagaccaggactttatctagttcttttttgaaccctgttaaattaatggaggagaggtccatTGATGGCTGTTAGCcatgatgggcagggatggtggtgctagcctctgtttgtcagaggctggaaatgggtaacagggtaaatgtgttctgttcactccctgtgaGTCATCTGGTATTGACTACGGTcgaagacaagatactgagctggatcgacctttgctctgacccagtatggctcttATGTGCTATGGGTACATAACCATGAAACCATGCACATTGTAAACTGTCTTATAGCTCTGCTGAAGTCAAACCAGCTGAAGATCTAGCATCAGTCTTCTGGCCCACCCACTAGACTATATTGCAACTCACTCCTAATTCCTTAGGTGTTATACTATATTAAGAAATGGTAATGAAGCTTAAAGTAAAGCTCTGCTGATGCTCAGAATCTTTTCCAAGTGAACCCTGAGAAAAGTACAAAGATGGAAACTTTATAAAATGATATCTACAATTACCTTCATTCCAAACACCCATTACCCCTAGAATTGAGGGCACAGAGTAATACAGTTCATCTGCTTTTAAATCCATATTCAcaggagaagttcttgaaaaTTCCAGCTGAGCAACTGACCATTTCTTTGGTATCGCTTTTGATTCTTGATCACATCGGTACCCAGTATCAGCAATGTTGTTCTTGATCTCAAACTGAATTTGCTCTTCATCTTCAGAAATATGGTTCCTCTCCAACGCATTGCAACTTTCACTGGCCTCATCAGGTGTGTTTGAGTTATATTTCAGAAAGCCATGGTGCTGAGACTTTCCTAGGCGCCGTTGGCGCTTTTTCACTGAGCCAAGCCTTTGGCCTCTGTTAGATAATTGTGTTTCTTGCTGTTGGACAATCATTTGTGAAGATGAATGGTTGCTGTTATCACTCCAGGAATGTTCGTTCACCATGCCTGCCTTTTGATCTGCACTTAAATGAAAGCGGATGGGGTTGCTTTTAGCTTTCCTTCTTGACTTATTAGAAGGTGGGCAGTCAAATCCACTGTTGACTGTGGTGGCCGAGAGGGTGAAATAGTGTTCCTCCTCCTTTTCATTAATCTCCAGTGAGGATTTAATAAATGTCTTACACATGCTAAGAAAATCTGTCATCTGCAGATAACTAGCAGCTGACATCACTTCAATCACATTTTGACCCGTGAGAGACAATTTGCCTGAATAAACAAAGTCCAGAATAACTGTGAAGGTGGCAGGAGAGAAGACCTCAAAAGTAGCTGTCGTTGGCTGACTTGTCTCTCTTGAGCTCTGGGAAAGGCGCATTTTGAAAAAGCCACTGCTGGCAAACAGCACATTGCGATGGGCTTTGAAGACCTTCCCCTCCACCAGGATACAGCAGTCACAGAACAAGTCTTGCTCGCGCTGCTTGTTGAGTTGCTGCAGGAGATGAAACTGATGGGAAGAAATCTCCATTCCGGAAAGAAGGTAAACGGGAAGTATTGCTAGAAAACAAAGAATAATTGCCATCTTGACAGTCTTATCTACAAACCAAAGCTGCTGAAcaatttcaaaaaacattttgctCTTTAATAAAAGGATGCACAGAAAGCATCCAGAAGAGACATTAGACTATTTTGACAGATGCAATGCTTCAGTTCCAGCAGCCAGCTCTGTGCATGCATAGCCCTACCACTGAGCAAAACTCAatgaaagctttaaaaaaaaaaaaaaaaaaaaaaaaaaaaaaaagctttcagatTCAGCAACTGCCTAGAAGAACCAGCCCTTTGACAGAGAGTAGGGTCGTAATGTTCAAGGCTGAGAGGGCTCCCTAGATCAGGAGTAGAGACCCTAAGGCctaggctggatgtggcccctgactttcctggatccggcccccaaggttCAGGGCTTGGCCCGCTATCAGTGGGGAGCCTGTACTGGCACTCCATCACCCCCACCATCCTTACTGGAGCTGGAGCAGACACAATCTAGGTGCCTGGGCCccgcaggctctggtgtgggaggggaatggggggagagTCTTTCTCTTGCTCAGTCCAGGGCCATGTCAGacgttgttttgttgtttttgtttgggttttgtgtttatttgtttgggggtttttttgttcttGTGGGCGGGCCCGGCCTGATTTTTCTATGGCTCAGCAACCCCCTTTCTCAAAAAagctcctccatccccctgcagGAGCAGCCCTGCACGAACCGCAGCGGACTCCGCAGCACGCCCCGTGTGACCGGGCCCCTGTCACCCTCCGGAGTCCAGGACGCCCTGCGGGCGCTGCTCCCGCCCCAGCAACCCCAGAGCAGCGGGGCCCGTCTCCCAGCGCCCGAGAGGGGCCGGCCAGGCCGGGGCAGCTGCATCCCTCCAGCTCCGCCCGGGACCCGCGGTGCCCAGCCCGCCCATGGCGCCCACGGAGGTCCCGGGGGACGCGGCCGCCAGCTCGCTCCGGGCTGGGGCTCCCGGCACCCCCGCGGCGCCCAGCGAGCTTACTGGCTGCAGAGCGGCGGGTGGGTGCAGGGCTTCCCGGGGCTATGTGTCCCTTCACCGCGATGGGCGTGGGACAGAGACGGAGCCGcccggccccagggctggggacacAAAGGGGTAACGCACCGGCGTCCCCCTCAGCCCGCTGTCTCTGCTCAGGCTCgccaggtctcccccccccccccccgcagcagctgATGTCGCTGTGCCCCGCTAGGCTTGGGCCAAACTCAGGGTGTAGCCAAGGAAgctttctggggtgaggaggagaaaaCCTGCGGTCGATATACGGGCTCCTGGGTCTGGTGTGAACGAGGAAGCCTGAGCTTCCACGCAGGGGTGTGAACCCAGCAAGCCCTAATAGCGGAAGTATGAGGGGGCGCCCCCAAAGCAATTAGTAGCCGGCCTGCTGCAGCCTTAATCGACAAATCAAGCCTTTGAAGGGGTGCCCCCTGTTCTTCAGCTAAGGGGAGCCAAGGGGGAAGCTGCTGTGTCCTTCGCTGCTGTTTGCATTGACCATGCAACAAGATGAACCGAGAAAACCAACGTTAGGCCTTTGGCCTTCCAAGCCTGACAGCTTTCTTGGTGGCGGCTTGTCCGGATTTTTTTAATCAAGTAAAAACACTACGTGATGTAAAGAAGAAAATTTTTTTACTTTGTCTTTCCAGTGTGACTagttctcaaaaaatgaggagtacagcatCTTTCGAAAAATCGCCCCGTTGTCGGAAAAACTGCATCTAAACTAtgatttcagttttgaaatggtgCTTATTTGAAAAGCACcaggacgtgattatgcaaatgaggcgtgggatatttaactTCGTTTGCACTTTtgaaacatctaatttacatccctctgccggcagaggggtgtagtttagatgtagccccagtAGCTAGTTTGATTctgggtatttttctttaaaaaacaatacTGGCAAAGTAATGTGGTGTAAAAGCCTCTGCGTATTAGCATAACAATTAGTCCCAGTTTTGCAGTTGCATAGAGTGAAGTGTGGACAATTAACATGCATACATCCTTTAAAAAAAGACCCATAAACTCTTAGTGGAAATgcagaggggaggaaagaaacTTCATGTAGTAGATGAGATTTGGAAGTTTTGAGTTCACAGCTGTACACTTCTTGCTCGAATTATAAAAAGATCATTTTTCTTCTGTCCATAATTTTGGTTTAGCAAATGGGTACTTCCTTTGTAGTGTTCCAGTAGTAGTAGTTCACTGTCAATCTTCCTCAGATATAAAAAAATTGATGCCCGATTCTCTTTTTTAATGCTTCACCTCAGCTGGAATCCCAGCAGTCACTGTTATAGTTTGTAAGAAACATATTGAAGTCACCAGGCTTGCTGTGGAACTCTGACCCTTAGCAGCCATTGCTAAATGGAAGACAGCACTTCACACTTAATGTAGacctttttgtatttttatgtctgtctATCTGTATCTCCTTTGGGGTGTGTAACACTCTGGCTACATTTCAGCATTTTGTGAACAAAATTTTCTGGGACATGCTGGTTCCATTTTGTTATTTAGATTCCACTAGTCTCCAAAaatcagaaacacacacacacacccacacatccCGGGAGCCGGGAgcacacagcgccccccccccccccccgggaaggcaATACATTTGCCTTCTCCTACTTCACCAGAATGATTTCTATGCCACACTGAAGAAATGTGAATTTGACAAGGACACTATCAATTGCCTCAGTTACATTTCTCCAAGGGggcctgtcatgattatgagggttagccagcagcctggggattaaggggttaactacacctagccaggtagagtgaccagtaggaatgtaggtgggactttcaaactgggacaaaggaatgaCAGGGCCTATCAAGACAGCCTGGGGAAAGTGTATGCCCTCACTACGTGGAACGCTGAAAGGATGTCAAGGGAGTTTAGCAGTTTCTTGGATTTGCCAATTTTTTGCTGGCACTTCAGGATTTTCCTAGCTAGTGTCGCTGATAACTGCACTCCTCCAAAACAGCTTCGTTTTGTCTGGTTGGCAGAGATACGATCAGCCTTCAATCAGCGAAATAAAGCTTTCGTTCAGTGCCTGTTATGGGGCATTCAGACTCTGCCAAGTCTTTTACTGaggaaacagatacttcaaactTCACAATCAGGGCTGTGCTTTTGCAaaatgtgcccctcccccaactacCATCTTTGTGTCTATTATTCCCATGAACTATTGCTGAGAAAATGATATCTGGGACAAAGAGCTGCTTGCCATTAAACCAGCATTTTAAGAATTAAGATCTGATTTAGGGGGGCGTGGTGGCAGTCCAGGTCCCTATAGATTCAAAGAACTTAGAGTACCTTTGAATGGCCCATAATCTTAGTGGCAGATCTGTTGGCTGCCTTTACCAGGTTTGATTTCATTATCACCTACCGCCCTGGGTCACACAATGGGAAAGCAAATGCCCTTTTCTCCCAAGGACAAATACACCAATCTGAACTCTGCTTCTCAAGTCACTATTCTAGGATCAGCTAATTTTGTGGAATCACAGTCAGAGCGTGCTGTCCCTTATTCAGTCACTACTCCCAAAAGAGCAGCAAGTGGCCAAAATCTGTCACATACTTAATACCTCTGTGACCCTGTTCAGCTTGGACTTCCTTGGGCAGGATGGTTTACTCCTGTATCACGAGTGGTGCTTTTACATTTCAGAAGGTCAGCTCAGGAGTATGGAGAATCTGCCAGGGTGTACTAGCGGCTGTCCTGCCAGAACTCACAACATGGTGGTGCAAAGTTTCTGATGGCCAAGGgtgagttgggggtggggggaaaagagaggcaGCACTAGGAACCTGTTATCAGAGCAAGTTCCCACGTCAACTGCTTGTTCTGCTCTAGCTGATGCCCACCCAACTCACCCCTGGTGCATCATATATTTTGGTGGACTTGATTATACAACCACCTTGCTTGCCACGATACACCATCATCCTAGTAGCAGTTGATCTTTTCACTCAGATGGTACTTTTTTCCCCACTATCTCCACCATTAAAGAAAAAGACTCCctgtgacagggtgcctgccctgcactggccctttaagaccaagactcaggccctgagccggggctgggaacagagaggccagctgaagctgttaggctagtgagagcccagctggcagctatatagagaagcacagtgctTAGGAAAAAGCCAATGAGGGGCTgactgcggaggaagcaggagctcccaggagggagacccgctggggatagccagcaaaggctaggagaaggccagctaagactcccctggctaggggccggAGGCAATGCCCAGGGTTTGGAGGCGGATCACAGCgtggcttaggtaagcggggccGCGGAGATAATCCCagtgccaatgatgagcaacccacacggactgtaacttgccctgagaggggctagatgaggataGTCAGGGGGGCACTGAGGAATGGTGGGGGACCTGCACCCTGACACTCCCCTTTCCTAAACCATGTTTTTCATTTCCACAGATTGCCAACTAGAATAGCGCCTGAGTAGGACCCACAATtcactcagggcacgtctacattgcacatttatttggctacgtctagactggcaagattttctgcaaatgcttttaatggaaaagttttccgtttaaaagcatttgtggaaaagagcgtctagattggcacggacacttttccgcaaaagcactttttgtggaaaagtgtccgtatcaatctagatgcgcttttgcacaaaaaagccccgatcgccattttcgtgattggggcttttttgcacaaaacaaatctcagctgtctacattggcccttttgcacaaaagctttgcgcaaaagggactctTGCCTgaataggagcagcatagtatttccgcaagaagcactgatttcttacagtaggaagtcagtgtccttgcggaaattcaagtggccagtgtagacagctggcaagtttttctgcaaaagcagctgattttgcggaaaaacttgccagtctagacacagccatttcaGAATAGGATATTTTGGAAGAATaccctgaaatagcttatttcgaaatagcgcttctACACtagagaagccttgaaattagtccaaggcaggctccccgaatgtggacgtgctacctcaatttagagcaccaggaagcactggtgagtaattactttgaatgaccctggagaggagctattttgaaatagcaattttggaagaggtgttTGTAACGGTgcagtcggggttcccctgattctgcacccccacagcAGCCAGAATAGTCTCCGCCAGCCagcagaatagagaggggtttattgattttttttttttccagaatacagcccagcatagacgtgatgtggcaATAGGAGGGGGACTAGGATGTCACAGACCCCTTAAGGCGGGTGCCTGAGCCCCTAGTCTCCAAGCcccctccctaggctgtctccatcatgtttccagccccagactaactctctctcctcccacgTACGTACTTtgttccaacctccttccctccccccagtcagaACAGCATCTGGGCCCCTtgctgggccgtgctcacagacAGGGCCAGTAGGGGACAGACAGCCCAAGCCTAGGAACCAGCAAGATGCCCCCCTACATCAcactgttattcctcatggaatgaggtttacagaagtcagaataagctgtcatttcgaatttatttcaaaataatggcattgctgtgtagacgctcacattgtcctatcggaataacagccattattcagaaataacactgctgtgtagatgcacccttgctgATTTTGGCACAGCCTCCTGGAATCGAACTCTTCACCTACACAGCCTGCCATCGGCAAACCAATAGGCAAATGGAGCAGGTGAATCAAATCCTCAAGCATTATCTTCAGAGCTTCCTTAACTCTCATCAAAAGGGCCAGATCACTTTCCTGCAATATGCCAAATTTGCTTAAAATAACTCCCTTCTATATCTCCATCCATCACAGTCCATTGTATGGCCATTCAAGTTTTCACTGTTTCCATTTAGTTCATCTTGTTGCAACAGCTCTCATTTCCCACCTTCACCAAATTTTCAAGGAACTGGGAAGATGCCAAGGAAACATATAAGCATCATGCTGATGACTGTCACCAAGTTGCACCAACACTTAAACTTTATTCCCCAGGGTGTCTGCTAAAAATCTCATCCTCCCACCCATATGCCAAATTAGACCATCAAAATTAGGCCTGTTCAAGATTACTGACACATCACCTGGACAGCATGCAAAAAACCAGCTGTCTAAATCCCTGAAAGTCCACCCCGTTTTCCACATGCCTCTCCTCCCCAAAGCCCTACCCAGAAAATCCTTTCCCTGTGGacactgtggtgtccaacatgctagccacatgtggctctttggccagtggagtgtggctagttggttcaaaaaatttacattttcagaataaggTGGCTAGTTCACTACAATGGTAGCCACTGTAGcaggctactgcttcagaatgagttggacaccacggctctgGCAGCTCCATTGCAGGGAGGTTCAGGGTTAGGCTGCGTATAAAGTCTGAGAAATCCTGGATTCTACGTGACTCTGAGGTCAACTTTACTACCTGGTAGAGCAGGATGATGGCCTTGAAGAAGGATCTTGGGAACCAGAAGGGAATGTCCGTGCTCTGGATCTCACACTCACCTTTCGCCAGAAAGACAAGGCCTTCCTACCATTGGAAGGCACCCTTGGTGGGGGAGGTACTGTCAGAAAAGTCTCCTAACACACTAGACATAGTTGAGCCTAAACAGGAGCCCCTTAATTGATAGAGGGGGGTGAGCTAATTACTACTGAACCCAGAGTTTACCGACTGCTCCACAcattccctgctggcagctgggTTCCATCCGGCTTCCTGTGCTCGCTCTTGCTCTTTCCCATCCTTAAGTTCCTGACAAAGTCTCTGGCTCAGGCTTTGGTTTCTGAGCCCTGACTCATCCTCAGTTCGGCCACTTTTCCTTCATGTCCTTTagccccactctaaccactaggcctggCTACGGCCATCGCTCTGACCTTTGGCATGACCGCCCACGTTCCAGTCAGGTCCTGGACTGTTCGGAGAGGATGTCAATGAAACAGTTGTAAGCAGCCTCTGTAGGGTGTTTCAAGGGGCAGGAAGTCAGCGGATTTGTCTGTGGTCTGGCAGAGTGCCAAGAGGAAAGTAATACAATCAGCTTTTGCCAGATACGTTATTTTTGGTATTGAATGGGCCCGTGAAGCCAGCAGGTTCTCAGCCCCATTTCTAGTACAATTCGCTCAGCCAGGGCCCTGCTTTTATTTTCTGTGCAGAAAGGGAAGGGGTTTCTGAAGAAGAGTGGTGGGACATTCCCATCTAACATGCAAAGAACGTCATGAGAGGAGATGTTTAAAAAATTAGGACCATTTACATTTGGAAAAAGGAACAGAGGGAACATGATAAAAGGAATGTAAAGTGATGAATGACAGCGTCAGGCACTTCTGTTTACCCTGTTTTGTGGTACAAAAATGTGAACAATAAATCAAATTTAAAAAGGCAACAAGTATAAAACCGATACTTTAAAATACAAAACATGATTTACCTGTTGAAATCACTGCCTTGAGATAgtctcataaaaataaaaaatgtggaaAACTCTACAAACCCTTGTGTGTCCGGACATAGCCAGCCACAAACTGCCTAATGTCAGGAAGAAATTTCCCCTCACATGAGGTTTTTCCGTAATTGTCCATTAGAGGGGTTTTGTACTCTCTTCAGAAGCATCTGGAGATAGACCAATGTTCACGTAATCAGATATCCGGATTCAAACCAGCATTTCCACGTTCCAAAAAGAAAACCCCCTCAGGCCCAATAGACTCGATACCAGGGCCACGTCTTCACGCACCGTGccggtgttcaatttagtggatctagtaaagtcccataaatcaaatgctgaggccATCTCTAAGCAAGGCCTGTACTCCTCAAAGCTGcgaagagtaagggaaaccaactggagcattttctcccattggcctcctacTGTGTGGCCACTGCcatgctcagcttaaggtaaaccaactTATTTtgtgtagctagagttgcataccttaaacccACCTTCCTGGTCTAGATGTCCTCAGTGGATGAAACCCAAGTAACGTGGGTGGTCCTaaaacaccctccctcccctcctctgttGTGATCGATCACCCAATATTGTGGCCGAGAGGGCTCTGCCATGGAGATTTTATGGTGACAGAACTGTTTTCCTTCTTACCTATAAATC contains the following coding sequences:
- the LOC102444596 gene encoding zinc finger and BTB domain-containing protein 8A-like isoform X1 → MEISSHQFHLLQQLNKQREQDLFCDCCILVEGKVFKAHRNVLFASSGFFKMRLSQSSRETSQPTTATFEVFSPATFTVILDFVYSGKLSLTGQNVIEVMSAASYLQMTDFLSMCKTFIKSSLEINEKEEEHYFTLSATTVNSGFDCPPSNKSRRKAKSNPIRFHLSADQKAGMVNEHSWSDNSNHSSSQMIVQQQETQLSNRGQRLGSVKKRQRRLGKSQHHGFLKYNSNTPDEASESCNALERNHISEDEEQIQFEIKNNIADTGYRCDQESKAIPKKWSVAQLEFSRTSPVNMDLKADELYYSVPSILGVMGVWNEDDLPKVRFKCPFCTHTVKRRADMKRHLRCHTGERPYPCEAISVGDNISGWPLDEEPRSDVEMEEEPDKFVIQQVSDDHTAETEGKSETNLR
- the LOC102444596 gene encoding zinc finger and BTB domain-containing protein 8A-like isoform X2 produces the protein MEISSHQFHLLQQLNKQREQDLFCDCCILVEGKVFKAHRNVLFASSGFFKMRLSQSSRETSQPTTATFEVFSPATFTVILDFVYSGKLSLTGQNVIEVMSAASYLQMTDFLSMCKTFIKSSLEINEKEEEHYFTLSATTVNSGFDCPPSNKSRRKAKSNPIRFHLSADQKAGMVNEHSWSDNSNHSSSQMIVQQQETQLSNRGQRLGSVKKRQRRLGKSQHHGFLKYNSNTPDEASESCNALERNHISEDEEQIQFEIKNNIADTGYRCDQESKAIPKKWSVAQLEFSRTSPVNMDLKADELYYSVPSILGVMGVWNEDDLPKVRFKCPFCTHTVKRRADMKRHLRCHTGERPYPCEACGKKFTRLEHLRSHFQTIHQAGKLICRKCKNHVTDLTGHVVQQGTRRYRLCNDCLAEAGIESSRDDLDTEHPLTISVGDNISGWPLDEEPRSDVEMEEEPDKFVIQQVSDDHTAETEGKSETNLR